Within the bacterium genome, the region CCTTACGTCTTCTCCGGGTTCAACATGATAGTATACCCTAAGGTCTTTTACTACAAGAAGTTCTTTCATCTTTACTTTCTTAACCTCGGATTGAAAATTTCGTCCATTCCCACGTTTATCAAACATAATGAAAAAGTTATAATAGCAATAAAGAAAACTGGTGGAATAAAGGCCCACCAAGCTCCGGTTCTCATTGCTTCAAAATTAAGAGCCCACGACAGCATTATTCCCAAAGAGATAGTATTTTGGGGACCAAGTCCCAACATACTCAACCCCGCTTCACTTAATATTCCCCCGGCTACCTGCAGAACAAATACCATAAAAATATAGGAAAACATATAGGGGAGAACCTCTGTTAAAATAATTTCAGGGGTGCCTTTCCCGTTTAACTTAGCCATGTTTATATGGTCTTTAGTCTTTAAACTCGAAACTTGCGCTCTCACTGCTCTTGCTGTCCAAGGCCAGCTAGTTACTGCGATGACCCCTGCAATTAACATCAGAGACCTTTGTCGAAGGCTAACAGCCAAAAGTATCAATATTATAAACGAAGGAATTACCAAAAGGAGATTTGTTAGGCTATTGAGCATATGGTCTACCCATTTACCGATATACCCGCCAACGGCGCCAATTGTAGTCCCAATAATGGTAGCGATTATGCCCGCTACCAACCCGACAAATATGGATGTCCTAATGCCATATATTAGCTCAACAAAAACATCCTTCCCGAAATTATCTGTTCCTAAAATATGCTCTCTGGAAGGAGGCTCATAGAGAGACCCCACCATTTCGGATGGGTCTTTTGAATTGAACTTAGTAAACAACAGAGTGCTAATCAGTAAAATTGAAAAAACACAGAATCCCATTAAAAATCTCTTGGATCTAATAAGGGTTCTTATGGTTTTCAACTCTGCTCCTCCACCTGGGAAGCCCTAATCCTTGGGTCTATTGTTGCGTACACAATATCTATGAGAAAATTTGCCGCAAGTATTGCTATAGCAATAACAAGTGTACAACCCTGTATCAATGGATAGTCCTGCTGACGAATAGCGTTGAATAAACTGGTGCCAATTCCCGGATATGAGAAAACTATTTCTGTTATCAGCGACCCTCCCACCATAGCTCCTAAGCTAATTGCCAGACCCGTTATCTGGGGTAACATCGCATTCTTAAAGACATATTGAATAATTTTCCTATCTCTTATACCTAACGATTTTGCATAATTTACATAATCGGTGTTTAATTCGTAAATACTTGTTGCTCTCATCCCGATTGCCTGGCCGCCTATAGCTACCAAAACGATAGATAGAAATGGCAGAACATAATGCTTGAGAAGATCGAAAAAGAAAGGGAGAGAGAAGGAGGGTATAAATTGCGGGCTATATCCTCTGCCTATGGGAAGGATGTCAAAAACAACTCCGAAAAAATAAAGTAGAATAATAGCTAAGCAATAATAGGGAATACAATTTATAAATAATGCGCCAGGGAAAATTAGACTATCAAATTTGCCCCCTTTATAGGCAGCTACTGCTCCCAATAAATTACCAAGTATCCATCCGACCAGTATAGCCGGTATTTGCAAAGCTATCGTCCAAGGCAACGCTCGGGCAAGTATCTCGTTGACTTTAGTTGGGTATAAACTGAAGGACGTGCCAAGGTCGCCGCGTAAAACATTAAGAAGATAATGAAAAAATTGGATATGCAGAGGTTTATCTAAGCCGAATTCCTGCGTATAGGAGGTATAAAGTTTTTGAAGCACATCGCTTGGCGCTCCCCCAGTACCCATTTTGGCTACTATACCGCTTATCGGATTGCCCGGCATAAGCCTTGGCAAGAGAAAGTTGAGAAGGACGGCGATAAAAAAGGTTAAAATGTACCATCCTAATTTTTGGGTAAGATACCTTGCGTATGGACTCGCTGATTTTTTCATTGCGCAAAAATATACATCATTTTACCGGTTTAATACCATAGAGCGCTCGGACTCCTGCGCCAAAAATACAGACTTGAGGTGGAGCATATGGGTTTTCCTCATTAGGGAAGTTGGTCCAGTGTGTCGAGTTGTATTCATAAAACAACCAAGGCCTGTATTCAAGCACTATTGTGGGAACATCTCTCATATATATTTCGTCCAACTCTCCATAGAGTCTCTTAATCTCTGCCTCGTCAGTTATGGTAGCAACTCTCTCCAGAATTTCATCAACGCGAGCATTGCTGTATCTTCCATAATTACGGAATGTAAGTTCTCCGATGGGAGCTACGCCTTTAGAATACATAACGGTATAGAACCTTGACCAAGGCTGTGAAGGCGTAGGGCTTCCCGCAGGTGTATCCATTATCATGTCGAAATTGCCTGATAATTTATCATCCGACCAAACCGGGGTTTCAGGGAAGTAGGTGTTCATCTCAATCCCCACTTTTTTTGCCGAGATTGCAACTATTTCAAGAGAAACCATCCAATCCGTCCACCCATAGGGACATTCAAGCTTAAAAGGTCCCAGCCTTGTCCCATCCTTGAGAACATAGATACCATCTCTTCCTTTTTTTGCCCCAATACTCTCCAAAAGTTTTATGGATTTTTGGGGATTATAATCCCATCCTGATGTTTTCACTCTCCCCTCATCAAAATATTTTTTTTCGGAACCAAAAGGAAGTATCAGGCTTGAGTTCGCGGTTGGTGAATATTTTGTCATCGCCAGCTCCGCAATCTTTTTATAATTAATGGAATAAGCGATTGCCTTTCTAACTTCCGGTATATCAAGAGGGTGTTTTTTTAAGTTAAACCACAATGAAGGAGTTGAGGCAGGGACAAAGTACGGCTCATGTTTGTACCATGTTCCGATTGGAAGTCCCTTTTCCCACATCTTCCATATCTGGGGAATGAATTGCTGGCTGACATCAATCTCTGCCTTTCCAAATGCAAGATTACCTGCGTCATTGCTCTTTGAAATGGGATGTATTAAATACTTAGGAGCAGGCAGTTTCCCAAATAAGTTTTTCCCCCAATATTCTTCATAGCGTTTGACGATTATTTGTTCTGTGGAATAATAATACACACCGTAAGGACCCGAGCCTAACGGATGCTCATTTTTATATTCGCGTATTTTCTTTATATCATAATTAAAATCCGCCTCTATTTTCTCCCATACATGTTTGGGGAGTATATGAGTAAGGATAAGCTGGTCAGCTATCACCAGTTTATTGGGATTATCTTTCTTTAGTCTAATCTCAAAAGTATATGACCCTG harbors:
- a CDS encoding ABC transporter permease, giving the protein MGFCVFSILLISTLLFTKFNSKDPSEMVGSLYEPPSREHILGTDNFGKDVFVELIYGIRTSIFVGLVAGIIATIIGTTIGAVGGYIGKWVDHMLNSLTNLLLVIPSFIILILLAVSLRQRSLMLIAGVIAVTSWPWTARAVRAQVSSLKTKDHINMAKLNGKGTPEIILTEVLPYMFSYIFMVFVLQVAGGILSEAGLSMLGLGPQNTISLGIMLSWALNFEAMRTGAWWAFIPPVFFIAIITFSLCLINVGMDEIFNPRLRK
- a CDS encoding ABC transporter permease, which translates into the protein MKKSASPYARYLTQKLGWYILTFFIAVLLNFLLPRLMPGNPISGIVAKMGTGGAPSDVLQKLYTSYTQEFGLDKPLHIQFFHYLLNVLRGDLGTSFSLYPTKVNEILARALPWTIALQIPAILVGWILGNLLGAVAAYKGGKFDSLIFPGALFINCIPYYCLAIILLYFFGVVFDILPIGRGYSPQFIPSFSLPFFFDLLKHYVLPFLSIVLVAIGGQAIGMRATSIYELNTDYVNYAKSLGIRDRKIIQYVFKNAMLPQITGLAISLGAMVGGSLITEIVFSYPGIGTSLFNAIRQQDYPLIQGCTLVIAIAILAANFLIDIVYATIDPRIRASQVEEQS
- a CDS encoding ABC transporter substrate-binding protein is translated as MSTKKVRFLVLFGVFLIATLVPLSVFTASLNKIPRSEALYFNGMQWGPPTNFNPLSGNAAWPVGNSNEQQNVIYEPLFLYNMLTGESEPFIGTKRTWTDEYTLKINLREDVCWQDEKPLTAADVVYTFELAKKYSLGYSNFWLYVDSIVATGSYTFEIRLKKDNPNKLVIADQLILTHILPKHVWEKIEADFNYDIKKIREYKNEHPLGSGPYGVYYYSTEQIIVKRYEEYWGKNLFGKLPAPKYLIHPISKSNDAGNLAFGKAEIDVSQQFIPQIWKMWEKGLPIGTWYKHEPYFVPASTPSLWFNLKKHPLDIPEVRKAIAYSINYKKIAELAMTKYSPTANSSLILPFGSEKKYFDEGRVKTSGWDYNPQKSIKLLESIGAKKGRDGIYVLKDGTRLGPFKLECPYGWTDWMVSLEIVAISAKKVGIEMNTYFPETPVWSDDKLSGNFDMIMDTPAGSPTPSQPWSRFYTVMYSKGVAPIGELTFRNYGRYSNARVDEILERVATITDEAEIKRLYGELDEIYMRDVPTIVLEYRPWLFYEYNSTHWTNFPNEENPYAPPQVCIFGAGVRALYGIKPVK